A single Candidatus Margulisiibacteriota bacterium DNA region contains:
- a CDS encoding BamA/TamA family outer membrane protein, whose product MAISVMPEDPSVFNHHIINKIIFLSEDGSENVTTGITERVQFLQPEERFYYDYLISDISNILKSGLAKDVNARVRQTGEQEVSVYFSIVNNQKIEKIQLSNVSVINPEAIIASLNNKVDYPLDNTFIKDDVKIIEDKYHDAGFVLARVSNVFFVDQYSTLIFNVEEGEIARIILRGINNINEKLIYREMSLVSGSVLNMNQLREDRLIIMRLGYFSKVSIPLILPSSEYPGKVDITYDLSESKINNLQIGIEQLPNNLYSLTFGLRFPNFRNEGDGLYLKAQTLFNAPLEDYSYFLKYNEPWPFGVKMPLDLTLWHQVNRENVIGKSTSVPVKRRGWEATLQPISFEDRKLLVGFTQEDVQDTTATYPSYYTSAVRFAFVQNNIRNINHPLKGTMHSIEIEKGNNLFGVLNFGGIPYAKYEFKYTFFQELLNLGVLGLHFEAGYLDSDDGTILLFEQDMFSVGGAYSLRGFKDPYVDPVTAISGAKKLLINLEYRTLLLSWVQLAAFTDWGYATSDSMQLSNFKWGGGLGLRIFTPLVPIRLDFGYSDQEKLIFHFALGQAF is encoded by the coding sequence ATGGCTATAAGCGTTATGCCAGAGGACCCGTCTGTGTTTAATCACCATATTATTAATAAAATTATTTTCTTATCCGAGGACGGGAGCGAGAACGTAACCACTGGGATTACAGAAAGGGTTCAATTCCTTCAGCCAGAAGAAAGATTTTATTATGACTATTTGATTAGTGATATTTCCAATATTTTAAAAAGCGGTTTAGCGAAAGATGTTAATGCTCGTGTGAGACAAACTGGTGAACAGGAAGTTAGTGTCTATTTTTCTATAGTTAATAATCAGAAGATAGAAAAAATTCAATTAAGCAATGTTAGCGTTATTAATCCCGAAGCGATAATTGCGAGCTTGAATAATAAAGTGGATTATCCGTTAGACAATACTTTCATCAAAGACGATGTCAAAATCATTGAGGACAAGTATCACGATGCGGGTTTTGTTTTAGCCAGAGTCTCTAACGTTTTCTTTGTGGATCAGTATTCCACCTTGATTTTTAATGTGGAAGAAGGAGAGATAGCTAGAATAATCCTCAGGGGTATTAATAATATAAACGAGAAATTAATTTATAGAGAAATGTCACTTGTTTCTGGCTCTGTACTTAATATGAATCAATTACGAGAAGATAGATTAATAATAATGAGGTTAGGATACTTTTCTAAAGTAAGCATTCCTCTAATTCTTCCTTCCTCTGAGTATCCGGGTAAAGTGGATATTACGTATGATCTTAGTGAGAGCAAAATCAATAATTTACAAATAGGTATTGAACAGTTACCAAACAATTTATATAGCCTTACCTTTGGGCTAAGATTCCCTAATTTTAGGAACGAAGGTGATGGGCTTTATTTGAAAGCTCAAACTCTATTTAATGCTCCGTTGGAGGACTATAGTTACTTTTTAAAATATAATGAACCTTGGCCGTTTGGGGTCAAGATGCCGCTTGATTTAACGTTGTGGCATCAGGTAAATAGAGAAAATGTTATAGGTAAGAGTACTTCAGTTCCGGTTAAAAGGCGTGGCTGGGAAGCAACTTTACAGCCAATAAGCTTTGAAGACAGGAAGCTGTTGGTGGGCTTTACGCAGGAAGACGTGCAAGATACCACCGCTACGTATCCGTCATATTATACCAGTGCAGTTAGGTTTGCCTTTGTGCAGAATAATATTCGGAACATTAATCATCCATTAAAAGGTACAATGCATTCAATAGAAATAGAGAAGGGAAACAACCTCTTTGGGGTTTTAAATTTCGGAGGAATTCCTTATGCAAAATATGAATTTAAATATACCTTTTTTCAAGAGTTACTCAACTTGGGGGTTTTAGGGCTACATTTTGAAGCAGGCTACTTGGATTCTGATGATGGCACTATTCTTTTGTTTGAACAGGATATGTTTAGTGTTGGTGGTGCCTATTCATTAAGAGGCTTTAAAGATCCTTATGTTGACCCAGTAACTGCTATTTCGGGTGCGAAAAAACTTCTGATAAACCTCGAGTATAGAACATTACTATTGAGTTGGGTGCAGTTAGCAGCTTTTACAGATTGGGGATATGCGACTAGTGATTCTATGCAACTTTCTAATTTTAAATGGGGTGGGGGACTTGGACTGAGAATATTTACTCCATTAGTTCCGATTAGGCTGGACTTTGGTTATAGCGACCAAGAAAAGCTTATTTTTCATTTTGCCTTAGGCCAAGCTTTTTAA
- a CDS encoding BamA/TamA family outer membrane protein translates to MIKRLLLLSFLFGTLFASTINQVIISGSFTTEKPNIFNMLKSKPGTAMVTENVIDDIRRVYETGLFKDDITVEPVFLKNGSVDLVFMVTENPRITSVQFMGLHTFTAKQLLASMDLRENAVLDYSKLRGDIRAINDYYHEKGYVLMTIKQVIEPKEAGALIFVINEGIIEDIFIKGLTYTKDFVITREMDSQAGKAFNINVLKEDMRSIFNTGFVDNINIEPPVAGIDPEKVIAVVSVQEKRSGSFQFGGGIGSTSGFFGFLQLEFVNFLGEGYNLAVKGQWGEKQTNYEVRYFNPWFYPEIFGSRAWTTFRLWHTDGQIDEGQGLKAYNDGGEWTLGRKLDKTLSVFGNIRINNISSYESIPIPQKVPTEEISSYKVRSIGAGGNYDTRDNRFNPSSGEFLSARADTSLLFLGASVEYLKTKFQAQKFFPLSDNFALGFKGQADASIGTIFDTERYFLGGSTTIRGYEDGTPIGVGGARVMGTTELRYMINETINIYGFFDIGKIGRGFSQCMVNAAGSPEWRYGYGMGFKVITPIGPLRFDFAWGDGENYGGFESYSLKQSGQMTVHFNIENTF, encoded by the coding sequence ATGATTAAAAGATTATTATTATTATCATTTCTTTTCGGAACTTTATTCGCTAGTACAATTAATCAGGTGATTATTAGTGGTAGCTTTACAACTGAGAAACCAAATATTTTCAACATGCTTAAGAGTAAACCTGGCACAGCTATGGTCACGGAGAATGTTATTGATGACATCAGAAGAGTTTATGAAACAGGACTATTTAAAGATGACATAACAGTAGAACCAGTGTTTTTAAAGAATGGTTCTGTGGATTTAGTTTTTATGGTTACAGAAAATCCTCGAATAACATCTGTTCAGTTTATGGGATTACATACTTTTACTGCAAAACAACTTTTGGCGAGCATGGACTTAAGGGAAAACGCTGTGCTGGACTATTCAAAACTTAGAGGCGATATAAGAGCAATAAATGATTATTATCACGAAAAAGGCTATGTTCTGATGACCATCAAGCAAGTTATTGAACCAAAAGAAGCTGGAGCATTAATTTTTGTTATTAATGAAGGGATAATTGAGGATATTTTTATTAAAGGACTCACTTATACCAAGGACTTTGTTATAACTAGAGAAATGGACTCTCAAGCAGGAAAAGCTTTTAATATTAACGTCTTGAAAGAAGATATGCGAAGTATTTTTAATACAGGCTTTGTAGATAATATTAATATCGAACCTCCTGTTGCCGGTATAGACCCAGAAAAGGTTATTGCTGTTGTAAGTGTTCAAGAAAAAAGATCTGGTTCGTTCCAGTTCGGTGGTGGAATCGGTTCTACTTCAGGATTTTTTGGTTTCTTGCAATTAGAATTTGTTAACTTTTTGGGTGAAGGCTATAACCTCGCAGTTAAAGGTCAGTGGGGAGAGAAACAAACAAATTACGAAGTTAGATACTTTAATCCTTGGTTCTACCCTGAAATTTTTGGCTCAAGGGCATGGACAACATTTCGTTTGTGGCACACAGATGGTCAGATAGATGAAGGGCAAGGATTAAAAGCTTACAATGATGGTGGAGAATGGACTTTGGGGCGTAAACTAGACAAGACGCTCAGTGTTTTTGGTAATATTAGGATTAATAATATTTCTTCTTATGAGTCAATTCCTATTCCGCAAAAGGTGCCTACTGAAGAGATTTCTTCTTATAAAGTAAGAAGCATAGGCGCTGGAGGCAACTATGATACTAGAGATAATAGGTTTAATCCTTCCTCAGGTGAGTTTCTTTCTGCTAGGGCTGATACTTCTTTGTTGTTTTTGGGAGCGTCAGTTGAATATTTGAAGACTAAGTTTCAGGCGCAGAAATTTTTCCCATTGTCTGACAATTTTGCTCTTGGTTTTAAGGGACAGGCGGATGCTTCTATTGGAACAATTTTTGATACAGAAAGGTATTTTTTGGGAGGCTCTACAACGATAAGAGGGTATGAAGATGGAACACCAATTGGCGTTGGTGGAGCTAGAGTAATGGGGACAACCGAGCTTAGGTATATGATCAATGAAACAATTAATATTTATGGGTTCTTTGATATAGGAAAAATCGGGCGAGGCTTTTCTCAGTGTATGGTAAATGCTGCTGGTTCTCCAGAGTGGCGCTATGGTTATGGGATGGGATTTAAAGTTATTACTCCCATAGGACCATTAAGATTTGATTTCGCTTGGGGTGATGGTGAGAACTATGGTGGATTTGAGTCTTATTCTTTAAAACAAAGTGGACAAATGACAGTACACTTTAATATTGAAAATACTTTTTAA
- a CDS encoding OmpH family outer membrane protein, with amino-acid sequence MRKLLVFGLIVFSWGFSATAIGYVDTLEVLQSYNKAIAAQADLVQKQQDVQEFFALKQKEYESYVQPDSTEQEIFQIKKELENAVEPKRQELLELNKKLSNEIEEDILVATETISKQLKLDIVLDKKSVLVGGMDITTLVVDKLNNKNK; translated from the coding sequence ATGAGAAAACTACTTGTATTTGGATTAATAGTTTTTAGTTGGGGTTTTTCTGCTACAGCCATTGGTTATGTGGATACATTAGAGGTGTTACAGTCTTATAATAAAGCAATCGCTGCACAAGCTGATCTTGTTCAAAAACAACAGGACGTGCAAGAGTTTTTTGCTTTAAAACAAAAAGAGTATGAGTCTTATGTACAACCTGATAGTACAGAACAAGAAATATTTCAGATTAAGAAAGAATTGGAAAATGCTGTTGAGCCAAAAAGACAGGAACTGCTAGAACTAAACAAAAAACTTTCTAATGAAATAGAAGAAGATATCCTAGTTGCTACTGAGACAATATCTAAGCAACTAAAATTAGACATAGTGCTAGATAAAAAATCTGTTCTTGTGGGCGGTATGGACATTACAACTCTTGTTGTAGATAAACTCAATAATAAAAACAAATGA